The following proteins come from a genomic window of Salvia hispanica cultivar TCC Black 2014 chromosome 4, UniMelb_Shisp_WGS_1.0, whole genome shotgun sequence:
- the LOC125221922 gene encoding sphingoid long-chain bases kinase 1-like — translation MRPWSFCISRCPFSLLSISLCLRADMQNSGSLSKHSSLRLTTQQSLHRLGLCSQVSTARQTSPIVFPEKRNSRGKTTKCGELSVGNDDPNGAKRTEHRIDVGDEKSDLLGYELFTGKLSLDKTKSSKDYELQTLENSNSDAVNAKLTSKALIWGSKMLHLDDVISLSYCVGLRHFTVHSYPLRKGSCFLMKSGRSRKDFRFFASTPEDAIQWVNAFADQKCYVNCLPHPMASKKQNLDSIFNEFPPESYIRCKSPPKMLVILNPRSGHGRSSKVFNTLVEPIFKLAGFELEVVKTTSAGHARKLAASVDFTTCPDGIICVGGDGIINEVLNGLLSRENQKEAISIPIGIIPAGSDNSLVWTILGARDPISAAITIVKGGLTATDVFAVKWIHTGAIHFGMTVTYFGFISDVLEFSEKFQKRFGPLRYFVAGFLKFFCLPKYNYEVEYLPARIVSGDGKASDGHEIVDMSELYTDIMRKSGKEGLPRASSLSSIDSIMTPSRMSGNDFDMTCSTTEPSDYVRAIDPKSKRLSAGRSNATAEPEVIHPQPPHSVTPNWPRTRSKLRTDKGWAGTITISNPTRSSWGNATYDKEDISSTLSDPGPIWDAEPRWDSEPNWDEQPIELPGPPEGSEAVEKKEITPNLEENWVVAKGQYLAVLVCNHSCKSVQSAQVVAPKAEHDDNTLDLLLVRGGGRFKLLRFFLRLQMGSHLSLPYVEYIKVKSVKIKPGKHTHNGCGIDGELFPVNGQVLCSLLPEQCRLVGNPSSRIL, via the exons ATGCGACCATGGAGCTTCTGTATTAGTAGATGtcctttttctttattgtcCATCTCTTTGTGCTTGAGAGCCGATATGCAGAATAGTGGGAGTCTGTCCAAGCATAGTTCTTTGCGACTGACGACTCAGCAGTCACTTCATCGTCTCGGCCTTTGTTCTCAAGTTTCAACGGCACGACAAACATCACCTATTGTCTTTCCAGAAAAACGTAATAGTAGAGGGAAGACCACAAAATGTGGAGAACTCAGTGTCGGCAATGATGATCCAAATGGGGCTAAGAGGACAGAACACAGGATTGATGTTGGAGATGAGAAATCTGATTTACTTGGATATGAACTGTTCACTGGTAAACTTTCCCTCGACAAAACTAAATCCAGTAAGGACTATGAGCTACAAACTTTGGAGAATTCCAACTCAGACGCAGTTAATGCTAAACTGACAAGCAAGGCACTGATTTGGGGTTCTAAGATGTTGCATCTGGATGATGTGATTTCG TTGTCCTACTGTGTGGGGCTCAGACATTTTACTGTCCATTCATATCCACTTAGAAAGGGTTCATGCTTTTTGATGAAAAGTGGGAGAAGTCGGAAGGACTTCCGATTTTTTGCTTCCACCCCTGAGGATGCAATCCAGTGGGTCAATGCCTTTGCAGATCAGAAATGCTATGTGAATTGCTTGCCTCACCCTATGGCTTCTAAGAAGCAGAATTTGGATTCAATTTTCAATGAGTTTCCACCCGAGTCATATATTAGATGTAAAAGTCCACCCAAAATGCTTGTCATTTTAAACCCTCGTTCTGGTCATGGCCGTTCAAGCAAAGTTTTCAATACATTGGTAGAACCTATATTTAAA CTTGCGGGATTTGAGTTAGAGGTTGTCAAAACAACATCGGCAGGTCATGCTAGAAAGCTTGCAGCCAGTGTTGATTTCACTACATGTCCTGATG GTATTATATGCGTAGGAGGAGACGGAATCATAAATGAG GTTTTGAATGGATTACTTAGTAGAGAGAACCAGAAAGAAGCAATTTCAATCCCAATTGGAATCATACCTGCTGGGTCTGATAATTCTTTAGTTTGGACGATACTTGGAGCCAGAGATCCCATATCTGCAGCAATTACAATTGTTAAG GGCGGTCTTACTGCAACTGATGTTTTTGCTGTGAAGTGGATCCATACTGGAGCTATTCACTTTGGGATGACTGTTACATACTTTGGTTTTATTAGTGATG TATTGGAGTTCTCCGAGAAATTCCAGAAGCGGTTCGGCCCTTTGCGCTATTTTGTTGCTggttttctcaaatttttctgcTTGCCCAAGTACAATTATGAAGTGGAATATCTTCCAGCACGAATTGTCTCTGGAGATGGAAAAGCTTCGGATGGCCATGAAATCGTTGACATGTCAGAGCTCTACACTGATATCATGCGTAAATCAGGAAAGGAAGGTCTTCCTCGGGCCTCCAGCTTATCAAGTATCGATTCAATAATGACCCCAAGCCGAATGTCTGGAAATGATTTTGACATGACCTGCAGTACCACTGAGCCATCAGACTATGTGCGAGCAATAGATCCAAAGTCGAAACGACTCTCAGCTGGTAGAAGCAACGCAACAGCCGAGCCAGAAGTCATTCACCCTCAGCCGCCACATTCTGTTACTCCAAACTGGCCGAGGACGAGATCCAAGTTGAGGACGGATAAAGGCTGGGCTGGTACAATTACCATAAGTAATCCCACTAGAAGTTCCTGGGGCAATGCGACGTATGATAAAGAAGATATCTCTTCGACATTGTCAGACCCTGGTCCAATTTGGGATGCTGAGCCTCGATGGGATTCGGAGCCTAACTGGGACGAACAACCTATTGAATTGCCAGGGCCGCCTGAGGGCAGCGAAGCTGtggagaaaaaggaaatcaccCCCAATCTGGAAGAGAATTGGGTGGTTGCTAAAGGTCAATATCTAGCTGTCCTTGTTTGCAATCATTCGTGTAAATCCGTCCAGAGTGCGCAGGTTGTGGCGCCCAAGGCCGAGCATGATGACAATACCTTGGACCTTTTACTGGTTCGTGGAGGCGGACGATTTAAGCTGCTGAGATTCTTTTTGCGTCTGCAGATGGGCAGTCACCTTTCCTTGCCATATGTCGAATATATTAAG GTGAAGTCCGTTAAAATTAAACCTGGGAAGCACACACACAATGGATGTGGCATTGATGGTGAGCTGTTTCCAGTCAACGGGCAGGTGCTCTGCTCGCTACTTCCAGAACAATGCAGGCTCGTTGGCAATCCATCGTCTCGTATCCTTTGA
- the LOC125221124 gene encoding uncharacterized protein LOC125221124 yields the protein MATLTLPLLLSFLVATASARPCKTLFYFSATTTYYPSNSLNSNPNDPNYALIENPQYITLIFTTTTVSPQFNDAAQSSPSEFPLDFYSSVSSSVRDRTMDILSVVGALLFGVGCGAIAAAVMFSLWSLFNPCSVDFDDLSSSDEDDDDNDDDVILAKKIGYVAIPAQRKVIDCDLEKAAEVV from the coding sequence ATGGCGACCTTAACCCTCCCGCTCCTCCTCTCCTTCCTGGTCGCCACCGCCTCCGCCCGCCCCTGCAAAACTCTATTCTATTTCTCCGCCACCACCACCTATTACCCTTCTAATTCCCTCAATTCAAACCCTAACGATCCCAATTACGCCCTAATTGAAAATCCCCAATACATTACCCTAATcttcaccaccaccaccgtcTCTCCCCAATTCAACGATGCCGCCCAATCGTCGCCGTCCGAATTCCCGCTGGATTTCTACTCCTCCGTCTCCAGCTCCGTCCGCGATCGCACCATGGACATCCTGAGCGTCGTCGGAGCCCTGCTCTTCGGCGTCGGATGCGGGGCCATCGCCGCCGCGGTCATGTTCTCCCTGTGGTCCTTGTTCAATCCCTGCAGCGTTGACTTCGACGACCTCTCCTCGTCCGACGAAGATGACGACGACAACGATGATGATGTCATCCTGGCGAAGAAGATCGGTTACGTTGCGATCCCGGCGCAGCGTAAGGTGATTGATTGTGACCTGGAGAAGGCCGCGGAGGTGGTTTGA